Genomic segment of Deltaproteobacteria bacterium:
CGCGTGTTTCCGTGCGTACAATGATTGGGCGATTGAGTATTGTAGCCACAATCCCAAACGTCTCCTGCCGCTCGGCTTGCTCACGCTGGAAGACGTTGGAGCAGCCGTTGAGGAGCTAGCCCGTGTTGCCAAAAAAGGCATGCGTGGAGCAATGATCTGGGCCGAGCCGCCTGATGACCGCCCGTACAGCGATCCACACTATGACCGTATTTGGGCAGCCGCCTCGGAACATAACTTCCCACTCTCACTACATGTGTTGACTGGTCGCAAAGGTACCGGCATCGACTTCTTCAAGGGTAATCTCGCGCTTCAAGCCTCCACCCTTCATCATGATGTCGAACGCTCACTGGCAGTGTTCGTTCTGGGTGGCGTGTTGGAACGATTCCCGAAGCTGACCATCATCTCTGCCGAGAATGACGTAGCGTGGTTCCCATACTTCATGTGGCGGATGGATATGGTGCATAGTCGCATCGGCGCACTATCGTCTGCGAAATTGAGTCTGAAGCCGAGTGAGTACATCAAACGACAAGTATATGCGACCTTCATCAACGAACCGATCT
This window contains:
- a CDS encoding amidohydrolase; translated protein: MSSYGIISADSHFVEPPSMWGERLDKKFRDRAPHTVRGLNGRDGEFFVCENINPFPVAAFFGAGVPSEQLPEHNKKGMEQAPACVWDPAARLKDQDRDGVLAEVIYTSMGMPLYMLDDVELRAACFRAYNDWAIEYCSHNPKRLLPLGLLTLEDVGAAVEELARVAKKGMRGAMIWAEPPDDRPYSDPHYDRIWAAASEHNFPLSLHVLTGRKGTGIDFFKGNLALQASTLHHDVERSLAVFVLGGVLERFPKLTIISAENDVAWFPYFMWRMDMVHSRIGALSSAKLSLKPSEYIKRQVYATFINEPIFVRTLDIYGPGNAMWSSDYPHTAATWPRSQDFINKTFNTLSDNDRRLIVHDTAAKVYRIEV